CGATGGGATAGTGGAAACTATTCCGTAATTGGGGTTGAAGAAAAGTTCTCATTGACAGATGCAGCGTTTGTTATGGGAACAGCTTCTGTAGCTGTTGAATTAGACGAGGGAAATCAATGGAGTAAAGGACATCCATCAGTCCACATTTTACCGATTTTTATCATACATGCTATGTCGGAAAAAACGTATAATGGGAAACAATTTATTGTTGATTTTATTAATAGTTATGAAGCGTGTACTTACTTTGGGAAAATTACTACTTTAAAAAGTGATTTGCATGCACATGGAACCTGGGGTGTACTTGGTTCAGCCGCTGCCCTTGGAATTATTCATAAAGCAAGCAATGAAAAGATGGAACGGTTATTAAATTTAGCCGCTACTTTTGCAACACCCACACAATGGTCAGCCGCACTTGAAGGCGCACAAATTCGCAATGTGTATATCGCAGAAAGTATCGTAGGTGGTCTACGTGCTTGGCAATTAGTAAACGCATCATTCAAGGCGCCACAAGGAAATGCTGAACGTATATATGGCGGTATATTAGGCGAGAAGTTTGATTTGCAAATTCCGTTCCGTGAAAATCTACCAGCTATTGAAAATAGTTATTTTAAGTTTCATGCATTTTGTCGCTATGTGCACGTTCCTTTGGAGATATTTGAATTGATTGTCGTGGAAAAACAAATAGATATTGCTTGTATTGCGTCTGTAACGGTTAAAACTTATGCGAGAGCTGCTACATTGCAATGTAAAAATCCGGAAAATTCACTATCTTCTAAATTCAGCATTCCGTTTGCGTTAGCTGCTTGGGCATATACAGGAAGAACAGATCATGGAATATTTATGGAAAAACTGTATGAATTGGCTCAAATTAAACAATTGGCTGAACGGATTACAGTTATTCATGATTCTACTTTTGATGAAAATTACCCACATGTTATGCCAGCAGAAGTTGAAATTACTTTAACTACAGGTGAGGTGTTTACACATCGTCAAGATTATGCGCTTGGTGGTCCTAATGAAAAAACCGATTATAATGCCTTAGCAAATAAATTTAAAATGAATACGAATCGAATTATTACAGAAAAAGCCCAAGATGAACTCATCCATTTTATTAATACTCTTGAAGAGCAAACAAGTATGAATCAAATTGTTGAAATCGTAAATAGTGGGTTAAAGGGGGATATCTAGTATGAATTTTGGCCCGTTAACAGGTGTTCGAATTTTAGATTTATCGACAATGATTGCCGCACCATTTGGCGCAACATTACTAGGAGATTTTGGTGCCGACGTTATTAAAATCGAAATGCCCGATCGTGGAGATTCATTACGAAGTATGGGACCATTCAAAGAGTCTGAGCCGTTAAGATGGCCAGCGTTAGCTCGAAATAAGAAATCTTTAACATTAGATTTACATACGGAGGAAGGGCAATCTATTTTAAAAAAACTGGTTGCGCAATCAGATGTTGTGATTGAAAACTTCCGTCCAGGCACTTTAGAAAAATGGGGGATTGGTTATGACGTTCTAAAAGAAGCCAATCCAGAAATTATACTAATGCGTGTAAGTGGATATGGCCAAACAGGTCCATATGCAGAAAAAGCTGGTTTTGGTACACCTGCAACAGCTTTTAGTGGATTTACATATTTGCATGGCTATACAGATCGTCCGCCAATTAGCCCCTCATTCTCTTTAGTGGATTACATTACGGGTATTTACGTAGCCTTTGGTGTTGTCTCTGCTCTTTACTACCGCGACGCTAAAGATGGAAATGGCCAAATGATTGATATTGGATTATATGAATCTGTATTTCGCATGATGGAGTTTTTAGTGGCTGATTTTGACCAGAATGGTATTGTAAAGGAGCGTTCACCAGGTTTATCCGGTCATTCAAGTCCCGCAGGTACTTTCCAAACAAAAGATGGTCATTGGATTGTTCTTGTAACTAGTTCTGATCGTACATTTGAACGCTTAGCTGTAGCAATGAATCGTCAAGACATGCTAGAGGATGAAAAGTTTTATACAAACA
The sequence above is a segment of the Solibacillus sp. FSL H8-0523 genome. Coding sequences within it:
- a CDS encoding MmgE/PrpD family protein, producing the protein MRSIADQIVNAPISYEAQTVEMVKMTLLDTVSAIILGMHEPEVKVLKKEIQRWDSGNYSVIGVEEKFSLTDAAFVMGTASVAVELDEGNQWSKGHPSVHILPIFIIHAMSEKTYNGKQFIVDFINSYEACTYFGKITTLKSDLHAHGTWGVLGSAAALGIIHKASNEKMERLLNLAATFATPTQWSAALEGAQIRNVYIAESIVGGLRAWQLVNASFKAPQGNAERIYGGILGEKFDLQIPFRENLPAIENSYFKFHAFCRYVHVPLEIFELIVVEKQIDIACIASVTVKTYARAATLQCKNPENSLSSKFSIPFALAAWAYTGRTDHGIFMEKLYELAQIKQLAERITVIHDSTFDENYPHVMPAEVEITLTTGEVFTHRQDYALGGPNEKTDYNALANKFKMNTNRIITEKAQDELIHFINTLEEQTSMNQIVEIVNSGLKGDI
- a CDS encoding CaiB/BaiF CoA-transferase family protein, whose product is MNFGPLTGVRILDLSTMIAAPFGATLLGDFGADVIKIEMPDRGDSLRSMGPFKESEPLRWPALARNKKSLTLDLHTEEGQSILKKLVAQSDVVIENFRPGTLEKWGIGYDVLKEANPEIILMRVSGYGQTGPYAEKAGFGTPATAFSGFTYLHGYTDRPPISPSFSLVDYITGIYVAFGVVSALYYRDAKDGNGQMIDIGLYESVFRMMEFLVADFDQNGIVKERSPGLSGHSSPAGTFQTKDGHWIVLVTSSDRTFERLAVAMNRQDMLEDEKFYTNKVRLENFDLTNGIVSDFVKTLNREELQSLLDEHGVPISPINSIEDIFENPQFKSRENIVEIDHPRLGSIKMPGIVPKFSETPGAIRNVGPDLSEHTDQILKDLIGLSESEIVELKNKKIV